From a single Lewinella sp. LCG006 genomic region:
- a CDS encoding cytochrome ubiquinol oxidase subunit I codes for MDVEILSRIQFAFTIAFHYIYPPLSIGLGLIMVIMEGQYLRTGDKVYETMARFWTKIFALTFGIGVATGIVMEFEFGTNWATYSRYVGDVFGSALAAEGIFAFALESGFLGVLLFGWNRVSSKVHFIATLGVWLGSMFSAVWIVVANSWQQTPAGYHIVGEGMEARAEITDFWAMVFNPSSMDRLSHVWIGAFLAGAFLVLSVHAYYLLKGRHVELSKKAFKIALGVATIFSLAQLFTGHRSADGVAVNQPAKLAALEGHFDTLAPADMYLFGWVDKENQQVTGLKIPGGLSFLTHFDFEAPVTGLNAFAEEDRPGALNAIFQFYHLMIAIGMALIGLTLYASWQWWRGKLFEHRWLLTIFAWAVLLPQVANQVGWFAAEMGRQPWVVYGHLRTSDALSKVVTANQVLFSLIMFSIVYLLLFALFIYLLNKKIKHGPDDQDLIDQRPRQKAMIPE; via the coding sequence ATGGATGTTGAAATTCTTTCCCGAATACAATTTGCCTTCACGATTGCTTTCCACTACATCTACCCACCGCTGAGTATTGGCCTGGGTTTGATTATGGTAATCATGGAGGGGCAATATCTCCGCACTGGTGATAAAGTTTACGAGACGATGGCTCGTTTTTGGACGAAGATTTTCGCCCTCACTTTTGGTATTGGAGTTGCCACGGGCATCGTGATGGAGTTTGAGTTTGGCACCAACTGGGCCACCTACTCCCGCTACGTTGGTGATGTTTTTGGGAGTGCGCTGGCGGCTGAGGGTATTTTTGCTTTTGCGCTGGAAAGCGGCTTCCTGGGGGTACTGCTTTTTGGCTGGAATCGGGTGAGCTCCAAGGTTCACTTCATTGCTACCTTGGGGGTTTGGCTGGGTTCCATGTTTTCGGCGGTGTGGATTGTGGTGGCCAATAGTTGGCAACAAACCCCGGCGGGCTACCATATCGTAGGCGAAGGCATGGAAGCGCGGGCCGAGATCACCGATTTTTGGGCCATGGTCTTCAACCCGTCCAGCATGGATCGCCTTTCGCACGTTTGGATTGGGGCATTTCTGGCGGGCGCTTTCCTTGTTTTGAGTGTCCACGCTTATTATTTACTGAAAGGCCGCCATGTAGAATTGTCTAAAAAAGCTTTCAAGATTGCACTTGGTGTTGCCACCATCTTTTCCCTGGCACAGCTATTTACGGGGCACCGTTCTGCAGATGGAGTGGCCGTTAACCAACCCGCCAAGCTGGCCGCCCTAGAGGGGCACTTTGATACCCTAGCACCTGCCGACATGTACCTCTTTGGCTGGGTGGATAAAGAAAACCAACAGGTAACGGGCCTCAAGATTCCTGGTGGGCTCAGCTTCCTTACTCACTTCGACTTCGAAGCGCCCGTCACGGGGCTCAATGCCTTTGCAGAAGAAGATCGCCCCGGAGCGCTCAATGCTATTTTCCAGTTTTATCACCTGATGATCGCCATTGGTATGGCCTTGATTGGCCTCACGCTGTATGCCTCCTGGCAATGGTGGCGCGGCAAGCTTTTCGAGCATCGCTGGCTGCTCACCATCTTTGCCTGGGCGGTATTGCTACCCCAGGTGGCCAACCAGGTGGGCTGGTTTGCTGCCGAGATGGGGCGGCAACCCTGGGTGGTATACGGTCACTTGCGCACCTCGGATGCTCTGTCCAAAGTAGTGACGGCCAACCAGGTGCTCTTTTCCCTCATCATGTTTAGCATCGTCTATTTACTGCTTTTCGCCCTGTTCATTTATCTCCTCAACAAGAAGATCAAGCACGGCCCCGATGACCAGGACCTCATAGACCAGCGGCCAAGACAAAAGGCTATGATTCCGGAATAG
- the cydB gene encoding cytochrome d ubiquinol oxidase subunit II, producing the protein MATFIGFDYPTLWFLVVGAVFSGYAILDGFDLGAGAWHLFFRKEQSRRIALNAIGPVWDGNEVWLVIGGGALFAGFPHVYATLFSAMYIPFMLFLLFLILRAISIEFRSKEPMLWWRKTWDIIYSVASITLAVALGVVLGNVLQGMPIGADKEYTGSSLAFLNPYAILVGLTTLALFMMHGAIYLLMKTEGRLYAKLTILLKRGIIAFIVLFSITSLYTLIYIPHLSDDFRSNPALFVVPLLAFLSIANIPRLASKYKFRQAFFFSALSIAFLLILVAIEVFPTILLSTTDPAYSLDIYNAASSEKSLGIMLLFAAIGIPLVSGYTFFVYKTFAGKVELDETSY; encoded by the coding sequence ATGGCAACATTTATAGGCTTTGATTATCCCACTCTATGGTTTTTGGTCGTAGGAGCAGTCTTTTCCGGCTATGCTATTCTTGATGGTTTTGATCTGGGTGCCGGTGCCTGGCATTTGTTTTTCCGTAAGGAACAAAGTCGTCGAATTGCCCTCAATGCTATTGGCCCGGTTTGGGATGGCAATGAAGTGTGGCTGGTAATTGGTGGTGGAGCCCTTTTCGCGGGTTTTCCGCACGTGTATGCTACCCTCTTTTCGGCCATGTACATTCCGTTTATGCTTTTCCTCCTGTTTCTGATCCTCCGGGCCATAAGTATTGAATTCAGGAGCAAGGAGCCCATGCTGTGGTGGCGCAAAACCTGGGATATTATCTACAGTGTCGCCAGTATTACGCTGGCCGTAGCGCTGGGAGTGGTGCTGGGCAATGTACTCCAAGGGATGCCCATTGGGGCCGATAAGGAATACACGGGCAGCTCCCTGGCCTTTCTCAACCCTTATGCTATTTTGGTGGGACTCACTACACTGGCCCTCTTCATGATGCACGGTGCCATCTACCTCCTCATGAAAACGGAGGGTAGGCTGTACGCCAAGCTGACCATTCTGCTCAAGCGGGGCATCATTGCTTTTATTGTTTTGTTTAGCATTACCAGCCTGTATACCTTGATCTACATCCCGCATTTATCTGATGATTTCCGGAGCAACCCGGCGCTATTTGTTGTGCCGCTGTTGGCCTTCCTCAGCATTGCTAATATCCCCAGGTTAGCGAGCAAGTACAAATTTCGGCAAGCTTTCTTTTTTTCGGCACTAAGCATCGCCTTCTTGCTCATTCTGGTTGCTATAGAAGTATTTCCTACCATCCTTTTATCGACCACCGACCCCGCTTATAGCCTGGATATCTACAATGCGGCTTCTTCGGAAAAATCACTGGGCATTATGCTGCTTTTTGCGGCTATCGGGATACCGCTGGTGAGTGGGTACACTTTCTTCGTTTACAAAACTTTCGCGGGGAAGGTGGAGCTGGATGAGACGAGTTATTGA
- a CDS encoding dihydrofolate reductase family protein, producing MTNKNKVFIATSLDGYIADKNGGIDWLQAIPNPDQIDMGYGAFMAQIDALVMGRTTFETVCSFPIDWPYKKPVFVLSRTLTEIPAEYKDKVFLVKGTLTEILAHIHKEGFHNLYIDGGATIQSFLQEDLIDEMIITTIPVLLGGGAPLFGDLPQALDFECTASTIYLGKVVQNCFRRVRKKN from the coding sequence ATGACCAACAAAAACAAAGTCTTCATCGCCACCAGCCTCGACGGCTACATCGCCGATAAAAATGGCGGCATCGACTGGCTGCAAGCCATCCCTAATCCCGACCAGATCGACATGGGTTACGGCGCATTTATGGCCCAAATTGACGCCCTGGTGATGGGGCGAACTACCTTCGAAACGGTGTGCAGCTTTCCCATTGATTGGCCTTACAAAAAGCCGGTATTTGTCCTGAGCCGCACCCTGACGGAAATTCCCGCGGAATATAAAGACAAGGTATTCCTGGTGAAAGGTACGCTCACCGAAATTTTAGCACACATTCACAAGGAGGGTTTTCATAACCTGTATATTGATGGAGGAGCGACGATCCAAAGCTTCCTGCAAGAAGATCTAATTGATGAAATGATCATTACTACTATCCCCGTACTCTTGGGGGGCGGTGCTCCCTTGTTTGGGGATCTTCCTCAGGCATTGGATTTTGAGTGCACGGCGTCAACGATTTATTTGGGGAAGGTGGTCCAAAATTGTTTCAGGAGAGTAAGAAAGAAGAATTAG
- a CDS encoding DUF2199 domain-containing protein — translation MERYNCKVCGKKHPVFHGMKSPIPSILSELSEQEWKVRVVENDGGYLLDGAYVILDGYIQIFHKNDTSRAIFNWQVWVSFPVSEFMAKIPLVEKEEEVSIKGRLESELIFYDKSVGLRVETLNIASKDFRVIKVIEESEVRADQNQLIDDDRVTEIMSRIHHREIYEPPVSFDVPFYRRLKEELALCNAKYQPGHFIVNISTSKRVLFQLIPREFLEGQNNSKQGYGLHVVFNYDDEASMELLERFKEIAEGSDWLFHEIDGVPTYQIDLHEEEEKLQQIAVELLKKVYLMEESQIEIDSFEV, via the coding sequence ATGGAAAGATACAACTGCAAAGTATGTGGGAAAAAACACCCCGTTTTTCACGGGATGAAAAGCCCAATACCAAGTATATTAAGCGAACTTTCAGAACAAGAATGGAAGGTAAGAGTAGTAGAAAATGATGGTGGTTACTTGCTGGATGGAGCGTATGTAATACTTGATGGTTATATCCAAATCTTTCATAAAAACGATACTTCAAGAGCGATATTTAATTGGCAAGTATGGGTTTCATTTCCTGTAAGCGAGTTTATGGCAAAAATCCCCCTGGTTGAAAAAGAGGAAGAAGTAAGTATCAAAGGACGATTAGAAAGTGAGTTAATATTTTATGATAAATCAGTAGGATTAAGGGTAGAAACCTTGAATATAGCTTCAAAAGATTTTCGGGTAATAAAAGTGATCGAGGAGAGTGAAGTAAGAGCTGACCAGAATCAACTGATTGATGATGATAGAGTTACAGAAATTATGAGCCGGATTCACCATCGTGAGATTTATGAGCCTCCGGTATCCTTTGATGTTCCTTTTTATCGAAGGCTTAAAGAAGAATTGGCTTTATGTAACGCTAAATATCAACCAGGTCATTTTATTGTGAATATTAGCACCTCAAAAAGAGTTCTTTTTCAGCTTATACCCAGAGAATTTTTAGAGGGACAAAACAATAGTAAACAAGGATATGGTTTGCACGTAGTATTCAATTATGATGATGAAGCAAGTATGGAATTACTTGAGCGATTCAAAGAAATAGCAGAGGGGAGCGATTGGCTTTTCCATGAGATTGACGGAGTGCCAACCTATCAAATTGATCTTCATGAGGAGGAAGAAAAATTACAACAGATAGCAGTTGAATTGCTTAAGAAGGTCTACTTAATGGAGGAAAGCCAAATCGAAATTGATAGTTTTGAGGTATGA
- a CDS encoding nucleotidyl transferase AbiEii/AbiGii toxin family protein, whose product MIKEWIEEYNPQNEEEILAALREIMQEITLAGLSRTDFFEKVAFYGGTALRIFYGLDRYSEDLDFSLIKPDLNFSIEPYFKAILDEFKSLGLTVSIKEKKKTKQTAIDSTFLKAETIWQEIVLEDIIKETGVRSNKTLKIKIEVDRQPPLSFKTEEKLLLRPFSFYVKCFTKPSLFAGKMHALLFRKWSNRVKGRDWYDLEWYIKKGIPLDVNHFLTRAKDTSDWQGNSISNEQIIELLDAKIESVSFSSIKEDVVRFIPNDDALDIWSPEYFKDLIGGIKFENS is encoded by the coding sequence ATGATAAAAGAGTGGATAGAGGAATATAATCCTCAAAATGAAGAAGAAATATTAGCTGCATTACGAGAAATAATGCAAGAAATTACTTTAGCAGGCTTATCAAGAACTGATTTTTTTGAGAAAGTAGCTTTTTATGGAGGAACCGCTCTCCGGATTTTTTATGGGTTGGATAGATATTCAGAAGATTTGGACTTTTCGTTAATTAAACCTGATCTGAATTTTTCAATTGAGCCCTATTTCAAAGCCATTCTAGATGAATTTAAGTCATTGGGACTGACGGTTAGTATTAAGGAAAAGAAAAAAACAAAACAAACAGCTATTGATTCTACTTTTCTGAAAGCTGAAACAATATGGCAAGAAATTGTACTCGAAGACATCATCAAAGAAACGGGGGTACGTTCTAACAAGACTTTGAAGATAAAAATAGAAGTTGATCGACAGCCTCCGTTAAGTTTCAAAACCGAAGAAAAGTTATTGCTCCGTCCATTTTCTTTTTACGTGAAATGTTTTACGAAACCAAGTCTATTTGCAGGTAAAATGCACGCCCTGCTATTTAGAAAGTGGTCAAATAGAGTCAAAGGAAGGGATTGGTATGACTTAGAATGGTATATTAAAAAAGGGATTCCTTTGGATGTAAATCATTTCTTAACGAGAGCAAAAGATACCAGCGACTGGCAAGGCAATAGTATTTCTAATGAACAGATTATTGAGTTGTTAGATGCCAAAATCGAATCAGTTTCTTTTAGCAGTATTAAAGAGGATGTTGTTAGGTTTATCCCAAATGATGATGCTTTAGATATTTGGAGCCCTGAGTATTTCAAAGATTTAATAGGGGGAATTAAATTTGAGAATAGTTGA
- a CDS encoding alpha/beta fold hydrolase: MPSLFKTTQGKEEILRLYDEKLRELNIDYQYQTVDSSFGKTNIIVTGSPLNPPLMIVHGSNGCAPISLETYPQLATKFQVFAVDVLAQPNKSAETRLSMKDDSYGKWMNEIIASLELDKVTLVGFSFGGLVILKTLINKEEKIKEVYLAAPAYIVNGNPLKALFKIFIPMKRYMKTQKIKFVEQFLSEVFTDRDEFAIKYLSKVFLHFDMDFTPVPVISKAEAKDIKTPITLIAAKKDIMFPGEKMLRRAGKLFSSLKETVLLEESKHVQNRADNSRIEAMIMGE, from the coding sequence ATGCCGTCACTTTTTAAGACAACCCAAGGGAAAGAGGAAATCCTTCGACTTTATGATGAGAAGCTCAGGGAATTGAATATTGATTATCAGTATCAAACGGTTGATTCCAGTTTCGGGAAGACGAATATTATCGTTACTGGTTCGCCTTTGAACCCGCCTTTGATGATTGTGCATGGCTCCAACGGTTGTGCTCCGATTAGTTTGGAAACTTATCCCCAGTTAGCGACAAAATTTCAGGTATTCGCGGTAGACGTTCTTGCTCAGCCCAACAAAAGTGCGGAGACAAGGCTAAGCATGAAAGATGATTCTTACGGAAAGTGGATGAATGAGATCATAGCATCACTGGAATTAGATAAGGTGACGCTGGTGGGTTTTTCTTTTGGTGGTTTAGTGATTTTGAAAACCCTGATCAACAAGGAAGAAAAAATCAAGGAAGTGTACTTAGCCGCGCCTGCCTACATCGTAAATGGCAATCCTTTGAAGGCTTTGTTTAAAATCTTCATTCCGATGAAGCGGTATATGAAGACCCAGAAGATAAAGTTTGTAGAGCAATTTCTATCGGAGGTATTTACGGATAGAGATGAATTTGCGATAAAGTACCTGTCTAAAGTTTTCCTCCATTTCGATATGGATTTTACGCCAGTACCGGTCATCAGTAAGGCCGAAGCGAAGGATATAAAAACGCCCATTACTTTGATCGCTGCCAAAAAGGACATCATGTTTCCTGGAGAGAAAATGCTTCGGCGTGCCGGGAAGTTGTTTTCGTCGCTGAAGGAGACGGTGCTGCTAGAGGAGTCCAAGCATGTACAGAATAGGGCGGATAATAGCAGGATTGAGGCGATGATTATGGGAGAGTAA
- a CDS encoding gliding motility-associated C-terminal domain-containing protein — MITRYSKHLLLLLFSCCFFLPSFSQNVNFNSQADVNAFSSATTTINGNLTIETTLGSSDPISDLSNLLNLTSVTGDLIIANNDALTNLDELVNLSAIGGGFQIFSNAALTNLDGLVNISAIEGYLDIRDNDALTNLDGLANLSSVGENFKIYGNATLTNLDGLANISSIGGDLGIYGNDVLTNLDGLANLSVIGGYLSIAYNDALTNLDGLANLSAIGGYLSITYNAAITNLNGLANISSIVGYLSIFDNDALTNLDGLANISAIGGGFQITLNDALTNLDGLANLSVIGGYLSIAYNDALTNLDGLASISAIGGNIDITNNDALTNLDGFANISAIGGNIDIINNDALTNLDGFANISAIGGNIDITNNDALTNLDGFANISAIGGDLGIFSNDALTNCCAIQMLLSTPNAIGGTINITNNPSECSSAEEIIAASCTTIEVAINVPCIGANNGSIQVQITGGAAPFTYNWEETEDGQTGNGISNAPNFIIENLGASTYSLTVTDAAGTEFIQENILLTPIPGSIFEIIELTTTNSSNGTSNGAIYLSVAGGMPPYGLTWSGSGNGTQTDLVELPFTIPTLYTGEYEITVSDAIGNQQTISITLLDETVPVFPCTQPLDIVILNDVSGSVDAVEYEESKQFFVDFLNAANIGTAPDESRAAIIEWSGTNQQSIQVPMTSEVSVLQNYINFDRSFDSGTNPLAALGFGENYLASVARPDAERVLILSTDGSGGQISPSLVALADQYKAAGYHIITIAFDDAFASNYTRDLLRQVASIDLLAPGAPAYSLLDQNLAENIVNLYLCPIDPGSSATVYFDRDGAIDIVAIEANGGCPTPDNITVTFTIEALQELSIPPGTPLTFYYNNPALFGATPILSWIVPCAIPAGTSETYSVTLPVTGAANIFAILNDDNSQGPPISFPITDLDELAWSNNSSNAPICTEPLPTLQALKYTLTPTPICNNTVIYTVDVCNITDLDATGVIVTDDAPDGFVLLHTVVNNNGCATDNNSAFDIPGGCCVSITYTYDATNAVNGNYNNQDVNLSGAINQVFLDFDGATTAQEDVLIDGTIDCPSTVITFTKEVNVTDICEDAFVVYTFTIDNQLNVPLQGLYLSDILPDPVEWVFQPYNLSGLSISNSTFAEGNATFIIDEVDANTVARFSMDAALGDWVADGVLNNVATLDNVPDLENGGIQTLTSNTVTTNISAAPEIEVSQTFNCSDNTVNLSAVLNGQTSTAWSWVGTGDGTFDDNTTASTIYTLGDEDINNGGTVLSVAGNSTCGETNQTVQVILDTTAVVPVTLETCQGQPIDYAGTTLAAGDIQEFTFLNSIGCDSIVSVTVIALPTSTEALTLETCQGQTIEYAGVTLGVGDLQDFTFTNSSGCDSIVSVTVIELPTSTEALTLETCQGQTIEYAGVTLGVGDIQDFTFTNSLGCDSIVSVSVIGSLSSTEELFLNTCEGKTVAYNGVALSAGDTREFIFQQSNGCDSIVSVTVTGWPSTREELVFETCPGQTIAYNGINLSIGEQRTFTFANSYGCDSLITVVVNSKELTETAFVPNIFSPNNDGINDCFEVYTKAGVVAQNYKMQIFDRWGGLVFSSTDPNICWDGDVRGKPAAMGVYVWMLEMETQACAELEVLKGDVTLMR; from the coding sequence ATGATTACACGCTACTCCAAACACCTACTGCTGCTGCTATTTAGCTGCTGTTTTTTCCTCCCTTCTTTCTCTCAGAATGTAAACTTCAATTCTCAGGCGGATGTAAATGCTTTTAGTAGTGCTACTACCACCATCAATGGAAATTTAACCATAGAAACAACACTCGGTTCTTCTGACCCTATTTCGGATTTGTCTAATCTTTTGAATTTGACTTCGGTTACGGGAGATTTAATCATAGCCAACAACGATGCCCTAACCAATCTGGATGAACTGGTGAACCTCTCTGCTATTGGGGGAGGTTTTCAAATATTCTCCAACGCTGCTTTAACCAATCTAGATGGACTAGTTAACATCTCTGCTATTGAGGGATATCTAGATATAAGAGACAACGATGCCTTAACCAATCTGGACGGACTCGCTAACCTCTCTTCTGTTGGGGAAAATTTTAAAATATACGGCAACGCTACCTTAACAAACCTGGACGGACTCGCTAACATCTCTTCTATTGGGGGGGATCTAGGCATATATGGCAACGATGTCTTAACCAATCTGGACGGACTAGCGAACCTCTCTGTTATTGGGGGATATTTAAGCATAGCCTACAACGATGCCTTAACCAACCTGGACGGACTTGCGAATCTCTCTGCTATTGGGGGATATTTAAGCATAACCTACAACGCTGCCATAACCAATCTGAATGGACTAGCTAACATCTCTTCTATTGTGGGATATTTAAGCATATTCGACAACGATGCCTTAACCAATCTGGACGGACTCGCTAACATCTCTGCTATTGGAGGAGGTTTTCAAATAACCCTCAACGATGCCTTAACCAATCTGGATGGACTCGCTAACCTCTCTGTTATTGGGGGATATTTAAGCATAGCCTACAACGATGCTTTAACCAATCTGGATGGACTCGCTAGCATCTCTGCTATTGGGGGGAATATAGACATAACCAACAACGATGCCTTAACCAATCTGGATGGATTCGCTAACATCTCTGCTATTGGGGGGAATATAGACATAATCAACAACGATGCCTTAACCAATCTGGATGGATTCGCTAACATCTCTGCTATTGGGGGGAATATAGACATAACCAACAACGATGCCTTAACCAATCTGGATGGATTCGCTAACATCTCTGCTATTGGGGGAGATTTAGGGATATTTTCTAACGATGCCTTAACCAACTGCTGTGCCATACAAATGCTACTCTCTACTCCAAATGCAATCGGAGGAACTATTAATATTACAAATAACCCATCAGAATGCAGCTCCGCCGAGGAGATAATAGCAGCGAGCTGCACTACTATTGAGGTAGCGATAAACGTTCCTTGTATAGGAGCAAATAACGGCTCCATTCAAGTGCAAATTACGGGAGGTGCAGCTCCTTTTACCTACAATTGGGAAGAAACAGAAGATGGCCAAACAGGAAACGGGATAAGTAACGCCCCCAATTTCATCATCGAAAACCTTGGTGCAAGCACTTATAGCCTTACCGTCACCGATGCGGCAGGAACGGAATTCATTCAAGAGAACATTCTTTTGACCCCCATACCCGGTTCTATCTTTGAAATCATTGAACTCACCACGACGAATAGCTCTAATGGTACTAGCAACGGCGCCATTTATTTGAGCGTCGCGGGCGGAATGCCTCCTTATGGCCTGACTTGGTCGGGGTCTGGTAATGGTACGCAAACAGATCTTGTGGAACTCCCATTTACCATCCCTACGCTTTACACAGGGGAGTATGAAATAACGGTATCGGATGCTATTGGTAATCAGCAAACAATCAGCATTACTTTATTAGATGAAACCGTGCCTGTTTTCCCCTGCACCCAACCGCTTGATATCGTCATCCTCAATGACGTATCGGGCTCTGTGGATGCGGTAGAATACGAGGAATCCAAGCAGTTCTTTGTAGATTTTCTCAATGCGGCCAATATCGGTACGGCTCCTGATGAAAGCCGTGCCGCTATTATCGAGTGGTCCGGTACAAACCAACAGTCTATCCAAGTTCCAATGACTAGTGAAGTCTCTGTATTACAGAACTATATTAATTTTGATCGTTCATTTGATAGTGGTACAAATCCTCTTGCCGCGCTTGGTTTTGGAGAAAATTACCTGGCCAGTGTTGCACGTCCAGATGCAGAGCGGGTTTTGATATTATCTACCGATGGAAGCGGAGGGCAAATAAGTCCCTCTTTAGTGGCCTTGGCTGACCAATACAAAGCTGCTGGCTATCATATTATCACCATTGCTTTTGATGATGCTTTTGCCAGCAACTATACCCGCGACCTTCTTCGCCAAGTCGCATCTATTGATTTGCTAGCACCAGGCGCACCAGCTTACTCCCTGTTAGATCAGAACCTCGCGGAAAACATTGTCAATCTCTACTTGTGTCCAATTGATCCAGGTAGCTCGGCTACGGTATACTTCGACCGGGATGGTGCCATTGACATCGTCGCTATCGAAGCCAATGGGGGCTGCCCTACGCCCGATAATATAACCGTGACGTTCACCATCGAAGCTTTGCAGGAATTGTCCATCCCGCCGGGTACGCCCCTTACTTTTTATTACAATAACCCTGCGCTGTTTGGCGCGACCCCCATTTTGAGCTGGATCGTTCCTTGCGCTATTCCTGCTGGCACCAGCGAAACCTATTCCGTTACCCTGCCCGTAACGGGTGCTGCGAATATTTTTGCGATCCTAAATGACGATAATAGTCAGGGGCCTCCGATCAGCTTTCCAATTACCGATCTGGACGAACTCGCCTGGTCTAACAATAGCAGTAACGCCCCTATCTGCACGGAGCCCTTGCCTACGCTACAGGCCCTAAAATACACGCTTACCCCCACACCTATTTGTAACAACACGGTTATTTACACGGTGGATGTATGCAACATCACCGATCTCGATGCCACGGGAGTTATCGTTACGGATGATGCACCAGACGGTTTTGTGCTGCTCCATACCGTGGTAAACAACAATGGCTGCGCTACGGACAACAACAGTGCTTTTGACATTCCTGGCGGCTGTTGCGTATCGATTACCTACACTTACGATGCCACCAATGCTGTCAATGGAAACTACAACAATCAGGACGTAAACCTATCCGGTGCGATCAACCAGGTATTCCTCGATTTTGATGGTGCCACAACGGCACAGGAGGATGTACTCATTGATGGTACCATTGACTGTCCATCTACCGTAATCACCTTCACCAAAGAAGTGAATGTCACCGATATTTGCGAAGATGCTTTTGTCGTCTATACCTTCACCATTGATAATCAATTGAATGTCCCACTTCAGGGGCTGTACCTGAGCGATATTTTGCCTGACCCGGTAGAATGGGTGTTTCAACCCTACAATCTTAGTGGCCTGAGTATCAGTAACTCCACGTTTGCAGAAGGCAATGCAACTTTCATTATTGATGAAGTAGATGCCAACACGGTAGCCCGTTTTTCAATGGACGCTGCCTTAGGCGACTGGGTAGCCGATGGTGTACTGAACAATGTAGCAACTTTAGACAATGTACCCGATTTAGAAAACGGAGGTATACAGACTTTAACCTCCAATACGGTAACGACCAACATTTCGGCAGCACCGGAAATTGAAGTAAGTCAAACCTTCAACTGTAGTGATAACACCGTAAATTTATCCGCAGTATTGAATGGCCAAACGAGTACAGCCTGGTCTTGGGTTGGAACGGGTGACGGCACCTTTGATGATAACACAACAGCTTCTACCATTTACACCCTGGGAGATGAAGACATCAACAATGGCGGGACCGTTTTATCCGTCGCAGGAAATTCTACTTGTGGTGAAACAAACCAAACCGTACAAGTGATACTGGACACTACAGCGGTGGTTCCGGTCACCCTGGAAACCTGCCAGGGGCAGCCGATTGATTATGCCGGAACGACTTTGGCAGCAGGAGATATACAAGAATTCACTTTCCTTAATAGCATCGGTTGCGACTCCATCGTCTCTGTAACCGTCATTGCATTGCCAACAAGTACCGAAGCTTTAACGCTCGAAACTTGCCAGGGGCAGACCATTGAATATGCAGGCGTGACTTTGGGTGTGGGTGATCTACAGGATTTTACTTTTACCAATAGCAGCGGGTGCGACTCCATCGTATCCGTAACCGTAATCGAATTACCAACAAGTACCGAAGCTTTAACGCTCGAAACTTGCCAGGGACAGACCATTGAATATGCAGGCGTGACTTTGGGTGTGGGCGATATCCAAGACTTTACTTTTACCAATAGTCTCGGGTGCGACTCCATCGTCTCCGTTAGCGTAATTGGCAGCTTGTCGTCTACGGAGGAATTGTTCTTAAATACCTGTGAGGGAAAAACAGTGGCGTACAACGGTGTGGCCTTATCTGCCGGAGATACCCGGGAATTCATCTTCCAACAAAGTAATGGCTGCGATTCCATCGTATCCGTAACGGTAACCGGGTGGCCAAGTACCAGGGAAGAATTAGTTTTTGAAACTTGCCCAGGGCAGACCATCGCCTACAACGGGATCAACCTCTCCATTGGGGAGCAACGAACTTTTACTTTTGCAAACAGCTATGGCTGTGACTCGCTCATCACCGTTGTGGTGAACAGTAAAGAGCTCACTGAAACAGCATTTGTCCCAAATATTTTCAGCCCCAACAATGATGGCATCAATGATTGCTTTGAGGTTTACACCAAAGCTGGTGTAGTTGCCCAAAATTATAAAATGCAGATCTTTGACCGCTGGGGAGGTCTCGTCTTTAGTTCTACCGATCCCAACATCTGCTGGGATGGCGATGTGAGAGGCAAGCCCGCCGCTATGGGCGTTTATGTTTGGATGTTAGAAATGGAAACACAAGCTTGCGCAGAACTGGAAGTACTAAAAGGGGATGTTACTTTGATGCGGTGA